The window ACTGAGCACGATCTTCACCGCGACGGGTCGTGCGAGAAGAGTGTCGAAGGCCTTCCAGACCTCACCCATACCGCCCGCGCCGAGCTTCTCCTCAAGTCGGTATCTGTCAGCCAGCGACACTCCGCTTCGCACTATGCCCTCCGCCGTCGATGCCGGAACCGCGACTCGACCACCTGATTGATGTCGGGATCCTACCCATTAGGGGCCTACCAGCACGAACCGCGTACTGCACCGTGAAGAGTATTCGAAAACAAGTTTGGCTTGAGAGCCCGCCCTGAAGAGCGCGCAGGCCTTTATGGTCCATGGTAAATCGAGAAGAATACTTTTCGTGTCGCATCACGGGAGAGCCGTAATGAATTCACGTTTCACCAGCCTGGAGGTCTGCGCAGGCGTCGGCGGCCAGGCATTGGGGCTCGAGCGCGCCGGATTCGACCCCGTCATGCTCGTTGACGACGACCCTCAGACGTGTGCGACCCTGCGTGCCAACCGACCGGACTGGCGGGTGCTGCAGGCCGATCTCAACGATTTCGTGGGGACGGAGCACGGCGGGGTGGCCGACGTGGATCTCCTGTCCGCAGGAGTGCCGAGCGCACCGTTCGCCACAGCGGGCCGACAGCACGGGATCTCCGACCGTCGCGACCTGCTCCGTACCGTGATCTTCCTTGTCATGGACGTACGGCCACGGGTCGTCATGCTGGAGAGCACACCCAACCTGCTGACGAATTCAAAATTCGAGGCCGTCCGACGCTTCGTGAGCAATGAGTTGGAACACATGGGCTATTGCTGGACGTCATCAGTTCTGGATGCGCAACATTTCGGTGTCCCTCAGACCCGGCGGAGTGGAATCATCATCGCCATGCGTCCCGACGACTTCGAACGGTTTTCTTGGCCCGTGGGGAATCGCCACGCCCCCACGCTGGGCGAGGCTCTCCGTGAGTCCATGGCAAGCCGAGGATGGTCAGGAGCGGACGAGTGGGCCCGTATCGCGAATCAGGTCGCTCCGACGATTGTCGGTGGATCGAAGAAGCACGGCGGCGCG is drawn from Nonomuraea muscovyensis and contains these coding sequences:
- a CDS encoding DNA cytosine methyltransferase, with product MNSRFTSLEVCAGVGGQALGLERAGFDPVMLVDDDPQTCATLRANRPDWRVLQADLNDFVGTEHGGVADVDLLSAGVPSAPFATAGRQHGISDRRDLLRTVIFLVMDVRPRVVMLESTPNLLTNSKFEAVRRFVSNELEHMGYCWTSSVLDAQHFGVPQTRRSGIIIAMRPDDFERFSWPVGNRHAPTLGEALRESMASRGWSGADEWARIANQVAPTIVGGSKKHGGADLGPTRSKRSWQALGVDGGSLGDQVPGPEFVLAPEAGRSGLPKLTIAQVQLLQNLPTDWEVTGRKTAAYRQVAQAMPPAVSTAVGRHIAQALAR